A single genomic interval of Bombus huntii isolate Logan2020A unplaced genomic scaffold, iyBomHunt1.1 ctg00000131.1, whole genome shotgun sequence harbors:
- the LOC126877191 gene encoding katanin p60 ATPase-containing subunit A-like 2 isoform X5 — protein MDVSDVLFREARLSPEHRVCDNIDLEIIVAEYENYYKMKFQKYPILCKKITGREMTREVTNASKTVCRSIETKAKSVSKQARSEPVKETNLQQKITDDNTNHINLAMTVTSIFPNESDGRSSEELFNVPMEQSMQSKILKCIEKFYSDNPELRKIAEDISCEIIVNKLNVHWDDVIGLEECKTAVKEAVVYPLKYHIFFDGPFSPWKGILLYGPPGTGKTKLAKAVATECHCTFFNITASSLVSKWRGDSEKYIRVSCFVYVLFELAYSHSPTIIFIDEIDWIATNKGDCILSEPAKRFRSELLSRLDGLVSNENSNVVLLATTNSPWGIDAALLRRLEKQIYVSLPNEVARLGIFKLYLSNHLLENTDIVNHIVKCTERYSCADIKLLCKQAWLPEISPIWRRLEKKETPVTTLKYELKSYEILAKLLQKMSPTVMQIDKYDTWNK, from the exons ATGG ACGTTAGCGATGTATTATTCCGGGAAGCTCGTCTATCTCCCGAACATCGGGTTTGCGACAACatcgatttggaaattatcgttgcagagtatgaaaattattacaagatgaaatttcaaaaatatcccatattgtgtaagaaaataactggaagggaaatgacgagggaagtgacaaatgcaagcaaaac TGTTTGTAGAAGTATTGAGACAAAAGCCAAATCTGTTAGTAAACAAGCGAGAAGTGAGCCTGTGAAAGAGACGAATCTACAGCAGAAGATAACTGATGACAATACGAATCATATTAATCTCGCAATGACAGTGACGTCAATATTCCCCAATGAGAGTGATGGACGTTCATCAGAAGAGCTATTTAACGTCCCAATGGAACAATCCATGCaatcgaagatattgaaatgcaTTGAAAAGTTTTATTCAGATAATCCGGAATTACGAAAGATTGCTGAGGACATCTCATGC GAGATCatagtaaacaaattaaatgtacattgggatgacgttataggccTAGAGGAATGTAAAACCGCTGTTAAGGAGGCCGTTGTGTATCCCCTTAAGTATCATATCTTTTTTGATGGCCCGTTTTCCCCCTGGAAAGGTATTTTGCTGTACGGCCCACCTGGTACAG ggaaaacgaagttagcgaaggcagtcgcgacagaatgccattgcaccttttttaacataactgCCAGCTCATTGGTCAGCAAATGGAGAGGCGATTCCGAgaagtatatacgtgtaagttgctttgtctat gttttatttgaacttgcctatagtcattcgcctacaattatttttatcgacgagattgACTGGATCGCCACAAATAAAGGAGACTGTATATTGTCTGAACCTGCAAAGAGATTCAGATCAGAACTTCTTTCTAGATTGGATGGATTAGTGTCTAATGAGAATTCTAATGTAGTTCTTCTGGCTACAACTAATTCCCCTTG gggcattgatgcagctttactcaggcgtctcgaaaagcaaatatacgtatcattacccaatgaagttgctcgacttggtatattcaaattataccttagcaaccacttattagaaaatacagatattgtaaaccacatagtaaaatgtactgaaagatattcttgtgcagatataaaattgctttgtaAGCAAGCGTGGCTACCAGAAATAAGCCCGATATGGAGGagacttgaaaagaaagaaacacctgttaccactttgaaatatgaattaaaaagttatgaaatattagcaaaattgttacaaaaaatgtcacctacagttatgcaaatagataaatatgatacgtggaacaaataa
- the LOC126877191 gene encoding katanin p60 ATPase-containing subunit A-like 2 isoform X1: protein MDVSDVLFREARLSPEHRVCDNIDLEIIVAEYENYYKMKFQKYPILCKKITGREMTREVTNASKTVCRSIETKAKSVSKQARSEPVKETNLQQKITDDNTNHINLAMTVTSIFPNESDGRSSEELFNVPMEQSMQSKILKCIEKFYSDNPELRKIAEDISCRRRHFIFVSSQEIIVNKLNVHWDDVIGLEECKTAVKEAVVYPLKYHIFFDGPFSPWKGILLYGPPGTGKTKLAKAVATECHCTFFNITASSLVSKWRGDSEKYIRVSCFVYVLFELAYSHSPTIIFIDEIDWIATNKGDCILSEPAKRFRSELLSRLDGLVSNENSNVVLLATTNSPWGIDAALLRRLEKQIYVSLPNEVARLGIFKLYLSNHLLENTDIVNHIVKCTERYSCADIKLLCKQAWLPEISPIWRRLEKKETPVTTLKYELKSYEILAKLLQKMSPTVMQIDKYDTWNK, encoded by the exons ATGG ACGTTAGCGATGTATTATTCCGGGAAGCTCGTCTATCTCCCGAACATCGGGTTTGCGACAACatcgatttggaaattatcgttgcagagtatgaaaattattacaagatgaaatttcaaaaatatcccatattgtgtaagaaaataactggaagggaaatgacgagggaagtgacaaatgcaagcaaaac TGTTTGTAGAAGTATTGAGACAAAAGCCAAATCTGTTAGTAAACAAGCGAGAAGTGAGCCTGTGAAAGAGACGAATCTACAGCAGAAGATAACTGATGACAATACGAATCATATTAATCTCGCAATGACAGTGACGTCAATATTCCCCAATGAGAGTGATGGACGTTCATCAGAAGAGCTATTTAACGTCCCAATGGAACAATCCATGCaatcgaagatattgaaatgcaTTGAAAAGTTTTATTCAGATAATCCGGAATTACGAAAGATTGCTGAGGACATCTCATGC agaagacgccattttatctttgtatcgTCACAGGAGATCatagtaaacaaattaaatgtacattgggatgacgttataggccTAGAGGAATGTAAAACCGCTGTTAAGGAGGCCGTTGTGTATCCCCTTAAGTATCATATCTTTTTTGATGGCCCGTTTTCCCCCTGGAAAGGTATTTTGCTGTACGGCCCACCTGGTACAG ggaaaacgaagttagcgaaggcagtcgcgacagaatgccattgcaccttttttaacataactgCCAGCTCATTGGTCAGCAAATGGAGAGGCGATTCCGAgaagtatatacgtgtaagttgctttgtctat gttttatttgaacttgcctatagtcattcgcctacaattatttttatcgacgagattgACTGGATCGCCACAAATAAAGGAGACTGTATATTGTCTGAACCTGCAAAGAGATTCAGATCAGAACTTCTTTCTAGATTGGATGGATTAGTGTCTAATGAGAATTCTAATGTAGTTCTTCTGGCTACAACTAATTCCCCTTG gggcattgatgcagctttactcaggcgtctcgaaaagcaaatatacgtatcattacccaatgaagttgctcgacttggtatattcaaattataccttagcaaccacttattagaaaatacagatattgtaaaccacatagtaaaatgtactgaaagatattcttgtgcagatataaaattgctttgtaAGCAAGCGTGGCTACCAGAAATAAGCCCGATATGGAGGagacttgaaaagaaagaaacacctgttaccactttgaaatatgaattaaaaagttatgaaatattagcaaaattgttacaaaaaatgtcacctacagttatgcaaatagataaatatgatacgtggaacaaataa
- the LOC126877191 gene encoding katanin p60 ATPase-containing subunit A-like 2 isoform X4, with amino-acid sequence MDVSDVLFREARLSPEHRVCDNIDLEIIVAEYENYYKMKFQKYPILCKKITGREMTREVTNASKTVCRSIETKAKSVSKQARSEPVKETNLQQKITDDNTNHINLAMTVTSIFPNESDGRSSEELFNVPMEQSMQSKILKCIEKFYSDNPELRKIAEDISCRRRHFIFVSSQEIIVNKLNVHWDDVIGLEECKTAVKEAVVYPLKYHIFFDGPFSPWKGILLYGPPGTGKTKLAKAVATECHCTFFNITASSLVSKWRGDSEKYIRVLFELAYSHSPTIIFIDEIDWIATNKGDCILSEPAKRFRSELLSRLDGLVSNENSNVVLLATTNSPWGIDAALLRRLEKQIYVSLPNEVARLGIFKLYLSNHLLENTDIVNHIVKCTERYSCADIKLLCKQAWLPEISPIWRRLEKKETPVTTLKYELKSYEILAKLLQKMSPTVMQIDKYDTWNK; translated from the exons ATGG ACGTTAGCGATGTATTATTCCGGGAAGCTCGTCTATCTCCCGAACATCGGGTTTGCGACAACatcgatttggaaattatcgttgcagagtatgaaaattattacaagatgaaatttcaaaaatatcccatattgtgtaagaaaataactggaagggaaatgacgagggaagtgacaaatgcaagcaaaac TGTTTGTAGAAGTATTGAGACAAAAGCCAAATCTGTTAGTAAACAAGCGAGAAGTGAGCCTGTGAAAGAGACGAATCTACAGCAGAAGATAACTGATGACAATACGAATCATATTAATCTCGCAATGACAGTGACGTCAATATTCCCCAATGAGAGTGATGGACGTTCATCAGAAGAGCTATTTAACGTCCCAATGGAACAATCCATGCaatcgaagatattgaaatgcaTTGAAAAGTTTTATTCAGATAATCCGGAATTACGAAAGATTGCTGAGGACATCTCATGC agaagacgccattttatctttgtatcgTCACAGGAGATCatagtaaacaaattaaatgtacattgggatgacgttataggccTAGAGGAATGTAAAACCGCTGTTAAGGAGGCCGTTGTGTATCCCCTTAAGTATCATATCTTTTTTGATGGCCCGTTTTCCCCCTGGAAAGGTATTTTGCTGTACGGCCCACCTGGTACAG ggaaaacgaagttagcgaaggcagtcgcgacagaatgccattgcaccttttttaacataactgCCAGCTCATTGGTCAGCAAATGGAGAGGCGATTCCGAgaagtatatacgt gttttatttgaacttgcctatagtcattcgcctacaattatttttatcgacgagattgACTGGATCGCCACAAATAAAGGAGACTGTATATTGTCTGAACCTGCAAAGAGATTCAGATCAGAACTTCTTTCTAGATTGGATGGATTAGTGTCTAATGAGAATTCTAATGTAGTTCTTCTGGCTACAACTAATTCCCCTTG gggcattgatgcagctttactcaggcgtctcgaaaagcaaatatacgtatcattacccaatgaagttgctcgacttggtatattcaaattataccttagcaaccacttattagaaaatacagatattgtaaaccacatagtaaaatgtactgaaagatattcttgtgcagatataaaattgctttgtaAGCAAGCGTGGCTACCAGAAATAAGCCCGATATGGAGGagacttgaaaagaaagaaacacctgttaccactttgaaatatgaattaaaaagttatgaaatattagcaaaattgttacaaaaaatgtcacctacagttatgcaaatagataaatatgatacgtggaacaaataa
- the LOC126877191 gene encoding katanin p60 ATPase-containing subunit A-like 2 isoform X2 gives MDVSDVLFREARLSPEHRVCDNIDLEIIVAEYENYYKMKFQKYPILCKKITGREMTREVTNASKTSIETKAKSVSKQARSEPVKETNLQQKITDDNTNHINLAMTVTSIFPNESDGRSSEELFNVPMEQSMQSKILKCIEKFYSDNPELRKIAEDISCRRRHFIFVSSQEIIVNKLNVHWDDVIGLEECKTAVKEAVVYPLKYHIFFDGPFSPWKGILLYGPPGTGKTKLAKAVATECHCTFFNITASSLVSKWRGDSEKYIRVSCFVYVLFELAYSHSPTIIFIDEIDWIATNKGDCILSEPAKRFRSELLSRLDGLVSNENSNVVLLATTNSPWGIDAALLRRLEKQIYVSLPNEVARLGIFKLYLSNHLLENTDIVNHIVKCTERYSCADIKLLCKQAWLPEISPIWRRLEKKETPVTTLKYELKSYEILAKLLQKMSPTVMQIDKYDTWNK, from the exons ATGG ACGTTAGCGATGTATTATTCCGGGAAGCTCGTCTATCTCCCGAACATCGGGTTTGCGACAACatcgatttggaaattatcgttgcagagtatgaaaattattacaagatgaaatttcaaaaatatcccatattgtgtaagaaaataactggaagggaaatgacgagggaagtgacaaatgcaagcaaaac AAGTATTGAGACAAAAGCCAAATCTGTTAGTAAACAAGCGAGAAGTGAGCCTGTGAAAGAGACGAATCTACAGCAGAAGATAACTGATGACAATACGAATCATATTAATCTCGCAATGACAGTGACGTCAATATTCCCCAATGAGAGTGATGGACGTTCATCAGAAGAGCTATTTAACGTCCCAATGGAACAATCCATGCaatcgaagatattgaaatgcaTTGAAAAGTTTTATTCAGATAATCCGGAATTACGAAAGATTGCTGAGGACATCTCATGC agaagacgccattttatctttgtatcgTCACAGGAGATCatagtaaacaaattaaatgtacattgggatgacgttataggccTAGAGGAATGTAAAACCGCTGTTAAGGAGGCCGTTGTGTATCCCCTTAAGTATCATATCTTTTTTGATGGCCCGTTTTCCCCCTGGAAAGGTATTTTGCTGTACGGCCCACCTGGTACAG ggaaaacgaagttagcgaaggcagtcgcgacagaatgccattgcaccttttttaacataactgCCAGCTCATTGGTCAGCAAATGGAGAGGCGATTCCGAgaagtatatacgtgtaagttgctttgtctat gttttatttgaacttgcctatagtcattcgcctacaattatttttatcgacgagattgACTGGATCGCCACAAATAAAGGAGACTGTATATTGTCTGAACCTGCAAAGAGATTCAGATCAGAACTTCTTTCTAGATTGGATGGATTAGTGTCTAATGAGAATTCTAATGTAGTTCTTCTGGCTACAACTAATTCCCCTTG gggcattgatgcagctttactcaggcgtctcgaaaagcaaatatacgtatcattacccaatgaagttgctcgacttggtatattcaaattataccttagcaaccacttattagaaaatacagatattgtaaaccacatagtaaaatgtactgaaagatattcttgtgcagatataaaattgctttgtaAGCAAGCGTGGCTACCAGAAATAAGCCCGATATGGAGGagacttgaaaagaaagaaacacctgttaccactttgaaatatgaattaaaaagttatgaaatattagcaaaattgttacaaaaaatgtcacctacagttatgcaaatagataaatatgatacgtggaacaaataa
- the LOC126877191 gene encoding katanin p60 ATPase-containing subunit A-like 2 isoform X6, giving the protein MDVSDVLFREARLSPEHRVCDNIDLEIIVAEYENYYKMKFQKYPILCKKITGREMTREVTNASKTVCRSIETKAKSVSKQARSEPVKETNLQQKITDDNTNHINLAMTVTSIFPNESDGRSSEELFNVPMEQSMQSKILKCIEKFYSDNPELRKIAEDISCEIIVNKLNVHWDDVIGLEECKTAVKEAVVYPLKYHIFFDGPFSPWKGILLYGPPGTGKTKLAKAVATECHCTFFNITASSLVSKWRGDSEKYIRVLFELAYSHSPTIIFIDEIDWIATNKGDCILSEPAKRFRSELLSRLDGLVSNENSNVVLLATTNSPWGIDAALLRRLEKQIYVSLPNEVARLGIFKLYLSNHLLENTDIVNHIVKCTERYSCADIKLLCKQAWLPEISPIWRRLEKKETPVTTLKYELKSYEILAKLLQKMSPTVMQIDKYDTWNK; this is encoded by the exons ATGG ACGTTAGCGATGTATTATTCCGGGAAGCTCGTCTATCTCCCGAACATCGGGTTTGCGACAACatcgatttggaaattatcgttgcagagtatgaaaattattacaagatgaaatttcaaaaatatcccatattgtgtaagaaaataactggaagggaaatgacgagggaagtgacaaatgcaagcaaaac TGTTTGTAGAAGTATTGAGACAAAAGCCAAATCTGTTAGTAAACAAGCGAGAAGTGAGCCTGTGAAAGAGACGAATCTACAGCAGAAGATAACTGATGACAATACGAATCATATTAATCTCGCAATGACAGTGACGTCAATATTCCCCAATGAGAGTGATGGACGTTCATCAGAAGAGCTATTTAACGTCCCAATGGAACAATCCATGCaatcgaagatattgaaatgcaTTGAAAAGTTTTATTCAGATAATCCGGAATTACGAAAGATTGCTGAGGACATCTCATGC GAGATCatagtaaacaaattaaatgtacattgggatgacgttataggccTAGAGGAATGTAAAACCGCTGTTAAGGAGGCCGTTGTGTATCCCCTTAAGTATCATATCTTTTTTGATGGCCCGTTTTCCCCCTGGAAAGGTATTTTGCTGTACGGCCCACCTGGTACAG ggaaaacgaagttagcgaaggcagtcgcgacagaatgccattgcaccttttttaacataactgCCAGCTCATTGGTCAGCAAATGGAGAGGCGATTCCGAgaagtatatacgt gttttatttgaacttgcctatagtcattcgcctacaattatttttatcgacgagattgACTGGATCGCCACAAATAAAGGAGACTGTATATTGTCTGAACCTGCAAAGAGATTCAGATCAGAACTTCTTTCTAGATTGGATGGATTAGTGTCTAATGAGAATTCTAATGTAGTTCTTCTGGCTACAACTAATTCCCCTTG gggcattgatgcagctttactcaggcgtctcgaaaagcaaatatacgtatcattacccaatgaagttgctcgacttggtatattcaaattataccttagcaaccacttattagaaaatacagatattgtaaaccacatagtaaaatgtactgaaagatattcttgtgcagatataaaattgctttgtaAGCAAGCGTGGCTACCAGAAATAAGCCCGATATGGAGGagacttgaaaagaaagaaacacctgttaccactttgaaatatgaattaaaaagttatgaaatattagcaaaattgttacaaaaaatgtcacctacagttatgcaaatagataaatatgatacgtggaacaaataa
- the LOC126877191 gene encoding katanin p60 ATPase-containing subunit A-like 2 isoform X7: MKFQKYPILCKKITGREMTREVTNASKTVCRSIETKAKSVSKQARSEPVKETNLQQKITDDNTNHINLAMTVTSIFPNESDGRSSEELFNVPMEQSMQSKILKCIEKFYSDNPELRKIAEDISCRRRHFIFVSSQEIIVNKLNVHWDDVIGLEECKTAVKEAVVYPLKYHIFFDGPFSPWKGILLYGPPGTGKTKLAKAVATECHCTFFNITASSLVSKWRGDSEKYIRVSCFVYVLFELAYSHSPTIIFIDEIDWIATNKGDCILSEPAKRFRSELLSRLDGLVSNENSNVVLLATTNSPWGIDAALLRRLEKQIYVSLPNEVARLGIFKLYLSNHLLENTDIVNHIVKCTERYSCADIKLLCKQAWLPEISPIWRRLEKKETPVTTLKYELKSYEILAKLLQKMSPTVMQIDKYDTWNK; this comes from the exons atgaaatttcaaaaatatcccatattgtgtaagaaaataactggaagggaaatgacgagggaagtgacaaatgcaagcaaaac TGTTTGTAGAAGTATTGAGACAAAAGCCAAATCTGTTAGTAAACAAGCGAGAAGTGAGCCTGTGAAAGAGACGAATCTACAGCAGAAGATAACTGATGACAATACGAATCATATTAATCTCGCAATGACAGTGACGTCAATATTCCCCAATGAGAGTGATGGACGTTCATCAGAAGAGCTATTTAACGTCCCAATGGAACAATCCATGCaatcgaagatattgaaatgcaTTGAAAAGTTTTATTCAGATAATCCGGAATTACGAAAGATTGCTGAGGACATCTCATGC agaagacgccattttatctttgtatcgTCACAGGAGATCatagtaaacaaattaaatgtacattgggatgacgttataggccTAGAGGAATGTAAAACCGCTGTTAAGGAGGCCGTTGTGTATCCCCTTAAGTATCATATCTTTTTTGATGGCCCGTTTTCCCCCTGGAAAGGTATTTTGCTGTACGGCCCACCTGGTACAG ggaaaacgaagttagcgaaggcagtcgcgacagaatgccattgcaccttttttaacataactgCCAGCTCATTGGTCAGCAAATGGAGAGGCGATTCCGAgaagtatatacgtgtaagttgctttgtctat gttttatttgaacttgcctatagtcattcgcctacaattatttttatcgacgagattgACTGGATCGCCACAAATAAAGGAGACTGTATATTGTCTGAACCTGCAAAGAGATTCAGATCAGAACTTCTTTCTAGATTGGATGGATTAGTGTCTAATGAGAATTCTAATGTAGTTCTTCTGGCTACAACTAATTCCCCTTG gggcattgatgcagctttactcaggcgtctcgaaaagcaaatatacgtatcattacccaatgaagttgctcgacttggtatattcaaattataccttagcaaccacttattagaaaatacagatattgtaaaccacatagtaaaatgtactgaaagatattcttgtgcagatataaaattgctttgtaAGCAAGCGTGGCTACCAGAAATAAGCCCGATATGGAGGagacttgaaaagaaagaaacacctgttaccactttgaaatatgaattaaaaagttatgaaatattagcaaaattgttacaaaaaatgtcacctacagttatgcaaatagataaatatgatacgtggaacaaataa
- the LOC126877191 gene encoding katanin p60 ATPase-containing subunit A-like 2 isoform X3: MDVSDVLFREARLSPEHRVCDNIDLEIIVAEYENYYKMKFQKYPILCKKITGREMTREVTNASKTIETKAKSVSKQARSEPVKETNLQQKITDDNTNHINLAMTVTSIFPNESDGRSSEELFNVPMEQSMQSKILKCIEKFYSDNPELRKIAEDISCRRRHFIFVSSQEIIVNKLNVHWDDVIGLEECKTAVKEAVVYPLKYHIFFDGPFSPWKGILLYGPPGTGKTKLAKAVATECHCTFFNITASSLVSKWRGDSEKYIRVSCFVYVLFELAYSHSPTIIFIDEIDWIATNKGDCILSEPAKRFRSELLSRLDGLVSNENSNVVLLATTNSPWGIDAALLRRLEKQIYVSLPNEVARLGIFKLYLSNHLLENTDIVNHIVKCTERYSCADIKLLCKQAWLPEISPIWRRLEKKETPVTTLKYELKSYEILAKLLQKMSPTVMQIDKYDTWNK; this comes from the exons ATGG ACGTTAGCGATGTATTATTCCGGGAAGCTCGTCTATCTCCCGAACATCGGGTTTGCGACAACatcgatttggaaattatcgttgcagagtatgaaaattattacaagatgaaatttcaaaaatatcccatattgtgtaagaaaataactggaagggaaatgacgagggaagtgacaaatgcaagcaaaac TATTGAGACAAAAGCCAAATCTGTTAGTAAACAAGCGAGAAGTGAGCCTGTGAAAGAGACGAATCTACAGCAGAAGATAACTGATGACAATACGAATCATATTAATCTCGCAATGACAGTGACGTCAATATTCCCCAATGAGAGTGATGGACGTTCATCAGAAGAGCTATTTAACGTCCCAATGGAACAATCCATGCaatcgaagatattgaaatgcaTTGAAAAGTTTTATTCAGATAATCCGGAATTACGAAAGATTGCTGAGGACATCTCATGC agaagacgccattttatctttgtatcgTCACAGGAGATCatagtaaacaaattaaatgtacattgggatgacgttataggccTAGAGGAATGTAAAACCGCTGTTAAGGAGGCCGTTGTGTATCCCCTTAAGTATCATATCTTTTTTGATGGCCCGTTTTCCCCCTGGAAAGGTATTTTGCTGTACGGCCCACCTGGTACAG ggaaaacgaagttagcgaaggcagtcgcgacagaatgccattgcaccttttttaacataactgCCAGCTCATTGGTCAGCAAATGGAGAGGCGATTCCGAgaagtatatacgtgtaagttgctttgtctat gttttatttgaacttgcctatagtcattcgcctacaattatttttatcgacgagattgACTGGATCGCCACAAATAAAGGAGACTGTATATTGTCTGAACCTGCAAAGAGATTCAGATCAGAACTTCTTTCTAGATTGGATGGATTAGTGTCTAATGAGAATTCTAATGTAGTTCTTCTGGCTACAACTAATTCCCCTTG gggcattgatgcagctttactcaggcgtctcgaaaagcaaatatacgtatcattacccaatgaagttgctcgacttggtatattcaaattataccttagcaaccacttattagaaaatacagatattgtaaaccacatagtaaaatgtactgaaagatattcttgtgcagatataaaattgctttgtaAGCAAGCGTGGCTACCAGAAATAAGCCCGATATGGAGGagacttgaaaagaaagaaacacctgttaccactttgaaatatgaattaaaaagttatgaaatattagcaaaattgttacaaaaaatgtcacctacagttatgcaaatagataaatatgatacgtggaacaaataa